In Caproiciproducens sp. NJN-50, the following are encoded in one genomic region:
- a CDS encoding 4-hydroxyphenylacetate 3-hydroxylase family protein — protein MALMTGEQYIESIRKINMQVYMFGKKIENRVDDPILRPSLNSVRMTYDLAQMPEYEDLMTAVAPETGKRINRFTHIHRSTEDLVKKVKMQRLCGQKTAACFQRCVGMDAFNAEYSTTYEIDQKYGTHYFDNFKKFMLDVQEKDLTVDGAMTDPKGDRSLAPHEQKDPDLFLHVVERRPDGIVVRGAKAHQTGALNSHVMIVMPTQSMKPEDKDYAVSFAVPMDAEGIFMVIGRQSCDTRKREGSEMDVGNPEFGGVEALVVFDNVFIPNDMIFMNGESEFANLLVERFAGYHRQSYGGCKVGVGDVLIGAAAVAADYNGVPKATHIKDKLIEMTHLNETLYCCGIACSSEGSPTESGNYLINLLLANVCKQNVTRFPYEIVRLAEDIAGGLMVTAPSEKDLRDPKVGPYVEKYFKGVGGVSTENRLRILRLIENLALGTAAVGYRTESMHGAGSPQAQRIMIARQGNLAMKKELAKAIAHIKE, from the coding sequence ATGGCGCTTATGACAGGCGAACAGTACATTGAAAGTATCCGTAAGATCAACATGCAGGTTTATATGTTCGGCAAAAAAATCGAAAACCGGGTGGATGACCCGATCCTGAGACCGTCCCTCAATTCCGTACGCATGACCTACGACCTCGCGCAGATGCCGGAGTACGAGGACCTGATGACGGCGGTCGCTCCGGAAACCGGGAAACGGATCAACCGTTTCACCCACATCCACCGCAGCACGGAGGACCTTGTAAAAAAGGTGAAAATGCAGCGGCTTTGCGGGCAGAAAACCGCGGCCTGCTTCCAGCGCTGCGTGGGCATGGACGCGTTTAACGCCGAGTACAGCACAACTTATGAGATCGATCAGAAATACGGCACCCACTATTTTGACAATTTCAAGAAGTTCATGCTTGACGTGCAGGAAAAGGATTTGACGGTCGACGGGGCGATGACCGACCCCAAGGGAGACCGTTCGCTGGCCCCGCATGAGCAGAAGGACCCGGACCTGTTCCTGCACGTGGTGGAACGCAGGCCGGACGGAATTGTGGTCCGCGGAGCGAAGGCGCATCAGACCGGCGCGCTGAACTCGCATGTGATGATCGTGATGCCCACCCAGTCCATGAAGCCCGAGGATAAGGACTACGCCGTTTCCTTCGCCGTCCCGATGGACGCGGAGGGCATCTTCATGGTGATCGGCCGCCAAAGCTGCGACACCCGCAAGCGGGAAGGCTCCGAAATGGATGTGGGGAACCCGGAGTTCGGCGGTGTGGAGGCGCTGGTCGTTTTCGACAACGTCTTTATCCCCAACGATATGATTTTCATGAACGGTGAGTCGGAGTTTGCCAATTTGCTTGTGGAACGTTTCGCGGGCTATCACCGCCAGAGCTACGGCGGCTGCAAGGTCGGCGTGGGCGACGTCCTGATCGGCGCGGCCGCGGTCGCGGCGGACTACAACGGAGTGCCGAAAGCCACCCATATCAAGGATAAGCTGATTGAGATGACGCATTTAAATGAAACGCTTTACTGCTGCGGCATCGCCTGTTCCTCCGAAGGCAGCCCGACGGAGTCCGGCAACTACCTCATCAATCTGCTTCTGGCCAACGTCTGCAAGCAGAATGTCACCCGCTTCCCTTATGAAATCGTCCGCCTCGCGGAGGATATCGCCGGTGGTCTGATGGTTACCGCGCCCTCTGAAAAGGATCTGCGCGATCCAAAGGTGGGACCGTATGTGGAAAAATACTTTAAGGGCGTCGGCGGCGTTTCCACCGAAAACCGCCTCAGGATCCTGCGCCTCATTGAAAACCTCGCGCTGGGGACGGCGGCGGTCGGCTACCGCACCGAATCGATGCACGGCGCGGGCTCTCCGCAGGCGCAGCGCATCATGATCGCGCGCCAGGGCAACCTCGCGATGAAGAAGGAACTCGCAAAGGCGATTGCTCACATTAAGGAATAA
- a CDS encoding NifU family protein: MRENILDRIESVLDSRVRPALSEHCGGVEILEYQDGILKIRMLGQCSDCPSAAITNEELIEKEVREALPEVRRVCLVTGVSENLLSTARFLLSHRDRRNAG, from the coding sequence TTGCGGGAGAACATACTGGACCGAATCGAAAGCGTTCTGGACAGCCGCGTCAGGCCTGCGCTGAGCGAGCATTGCGGCGGAGTCGAAATACTTGAGTATCAAGACGGGATTCTGAAGATCCGCATGCTGGGGCAATGCAGCGACTGCCCCAGCGCGGCGATCACGAACGAAGAGCTGATTGAAAAGGAAGTCCGGGAAGCTCTCCCGGAAGTGCGGCGCGTCTGCCTTGTAACCGGCGTGAGCGAAAACCTGCTGAGCACGGCCCGCTTTCTGCTTTCTCATCGGGACCGCCGGAACGCAGGATGA
- a CDS encoding acetyl-CoA hydrolase/transferase family protein: protein MSWQELYRQKLTTADQAVRHIKSGDKVVVAHATGEPTALLDAMVRNADQYENVEIVHMVAMGQAEYCKPEMEKHFRHNSLFVGGTTRKAVADGRADFTPVFFFEIPDYIRNTLKPDVALVHLSQPDEHGYCSFGISVDYTKPAAECARTVIAQINKNMPRTLGDSFIHVSDLDYIVEDDSPLIELAPPKIGEVERAIGENCASLIHDGDTLQLGIGAIPDAVLLFLKDKKDLGIHSEMFSDGVVELVEAGVVTNKCKSINQGKNVAAFLMGTRRLYDYVDNNPEVAMYPVDYVNDPRVIARHDNLVSINSCVQVDLMGQVCSTSVGLTQISGVGGQVDFVRGANMSRGGKSIMAIPSTAGHGKISKIVPFLDQGAEVTTSRNDVNYVVTEFGIAQLRGKKLCERARALIEVAHPDFRPGLIREYESRFHEKY from the coding sequence ATGAGTTGGCAGGAACTGTACAGGCAGAAATTAACTACGGCCGATCAGGCCGTCAGGCACATCAAATCCGGGGACAAGGTCGTGGTCGCCCACGCGACCGGGGAACCGACCGCACTGCTTGACGCGATGGTCAGAAACGCCGATCAGTATGAAAACGTGGAAATCGTACACATGGTGGCAATGGGCCAGGCCGAGTACTGCAAGCCGGAAATGGAAAAGCACTTCCGCCACAACAGCCTGTTTGTGGGGGGTACCACGCGCAAGGCCGTCGCGGATGGGCGCGCGGATTTTACTCCGGTGTTTTTTTTCGAGATCCCGGATTATATCCGGAACACCTTGAAGCCCGACGTCGCGCTGGTCCACCTTTCCCAGCCGGATGAACACGGGTACTGCAGCTTCGGCATTTCCGTCGACTACACCAAACCGGCCGCGGAATGCGCCAGAACCGTGATTGCGCAGATCAATAAGAATATGCCGCGCACATTGGGGGACAGTTTCATTCATGTCAGCGACCTTGACTATATTGTGGAAGACGATTCGCCGCTGATTGAGCTTGCGCCGCCGAAGATCGGGGAGGTGGAACGTGCGATCGGCGAAAACTGCGCGTCCCTGATTCACGACGGAGACACGCTCCAGCTCGGGATCGGAGCGATTCCGGACGCCGTGCTGCTGTTTCTGAAGGACAAAAAAGACCTTGGAATCCATTCCGAAATGTTCTCCGACGGGGTTGTCGAGCTGGTGGAAGCCGGCGTGGTCACCAACAAGTGCAAGAGCATCAATCAGGGAAAGAACGTCGCGGCGTTCCTTATGGGAACCAGGCGCCTGTACGATTATGTGGACAACAACCCGGAGGTGGCCATGTACCCGGTCGATTACGTGAATGATCCGCGCGTGATCGCCCGGCACGACAATCTGGTCTCCATCAACTCCTGCGTGCAGGTGGACCTGATGGGCCAGGTGTGCTCAACGTCGGTCGGCCTGACGCAGATCAGCGGCGTGGGCGGACAGGTCGATTTTGTCCGCGGTGCAAACATGAGCCGCGGGGGAAAAAGCATCATGGCGATCCCGTCCACCGCGGGGCATGGGAAAATTTCCAAGATCGTTCCATTCCTCGATCAGGGCGCCGAGGTGACGACTTCCCGAAACGATGTCAACTATGTGGTAACCGAATTCGGGATTGCGCAGCTCCGCGGAAAAAAACTGTGCGAACGGGCGCGCGCGCTGATTGAAGTCGCGCATCCGGATTTTCGCCCCGGGCTGATCCGGGAATATGAGTCGCGGTTCCATGAAAAATATTGA
- a CDS encoding glycerate kinase family protein, which yields MEKILLIPDSFKGTMSSAEICGIMRDAIVKYFPRASVLSIPVADGGEGSVDAFLAAAGGQKISLAVKGPYFEEIPAFYGVLPDGTAVVEMAAAAGLPLVGENRSAGKTTTFGVGQLIARAAESGCRKMIVGLGGSATNDGGTGAAAALGVRFRDKDGKEFVPVGETLGKIASIDVNGLNPALRSVDLVTMCDIDNPLCGPRGAAAVFGPQKGATEEEVRRLDRNLEHLAHVIRRDLGKDILSLPGAGAAGGMGGGMAAFFGSRLQMGIETVLDTVHFDEQLRGADLVFSGEGKLDSQSLSGKVVIGVARRTRKHGVPLIAVVGDIGDRIAGAYDEGVSAIFSINRAAVPFSEAKLRCREDLALTMDNLMRFFTTMHL from the coding sequence ATGGAAAAAATATTGCTCATTCCGGATTCTTTTAAAGGTACGATGTCGTCGGCCGAGATCTGCGGAATCATGCGGGACGCGATTGTGAAATATTTCCCGCGTGCCAGCGTCCTCAGCATTCCGGTCGCCGACGGCGGAGAGGGCAGCGTGGACGCTTTTCTGGCCGCCGCCGGGGGACAGAAAATTTCTCTTGCGGTGAAGGGTCCGTACTTTGAGGAAATCCCGGCGTTTTACGGCGTGCTTCCGGACGGGACCGCCGTTGTGGAAATGGCCGCGGCGGCCGGATTGCCGCTTGTCGGCGAAAACCGCTCGGCGGGAAAAACCACCACTTTCGGCGTGGGGCAGCTGATTGCGCGCGCCGCGGAGTCCGGATGCCGCAAAATGATCGTCGGACTGGGCGGAAGCGCGACAAACGACGGCGGCACGGGTGCCGCCGCCGCTTTGGGCGTTCGTTTCCGCGACAAGGACGGAAAGGAATTCGTCCCGGTCGGGGAAACGCTCGGAAAGATCGCGTCAATCGATGTGAACGGCTTGAATCCGGCCCTGCGGAGCGTCGACCTGGTGACTATGTGCGACATTGACAATCCATTATGCGGTCCTCGCGGCGCGGCGGCCGTCTTCGGCCCTCAGAAGGGCGCAACCGAAGAAGAAGTCCGGCGGCTCGACCGGAATCTGGAGCATCTGGCTCATGTGATCCGGAGGGATCTCGGAAAGGATATTCTCTCACTGCCCGGAGCCGGTGCCGCCGGCGGCATGGGCGGCGGCATGGCGGCATTTTTCGGCAGCCGGCTGCAGATGGGGATCGAGACCGTACTTGACACGGTGCATTTTGACGAGCAGCTCCGGGGGGCCGACCTCGTCTTCAGCGGAGAGGGCAAACTGGACTCCCAGTCGCTGAGCGGCAAAGTCGTCATCGGTGTGGCGCGGCGGACCAGGAAGCACGGGGTGCCGCTGATCGCCGTGGTCGGAGACATCGGGGACCGGATCGCAGGAGCCTACGACGAAGGTGTCAGTGCGATTTTCAGCATCAACCGCGCAGCGGTCCCGTTCTCAGAAGCGAAGCTCCGCTGCCGGGAGGACCTGGCGCTCACCATGGATAATTTGATGCGCTTTTTTACAACCATGCATCTGTAA
- a CDS encoding GntP family permease: MSGFGLIIAFVIAVIVMILAISKLKIHPFLAIMAISLLLGLVAGIPLVDQKNADGTVAVQGLANVIGAGFSGTFTSIGIVIILGALVGTILEATGAAFKLADMVIHVVGPDHPDLAMLIMGWVVSIPVFCDSGFVILNPIRKALVQRTRKSSVSLTVCLAAGLYASHVFIPPTPGPIAAANTLGIGENLLLVMGLGALVSIPALIAAYFYSKYICKRVKSADEADAKPADGEIVKTYEEILAEYGRLPNGALALSPIIVPILLMALGSISSMAHWSGFGAQLCSFLGTPIIALAVGTLFGVWLLADMKKMGRFYDVTNETLKTVGPILFITAAGGVLGKVIAVSGMVEYITSNAALLQSVGIFFPFLLAAILKTAQGSSTVAITTTAGIMAPLMGVLGLQAPVMSALTVMAIGAGAMTVSHANDSYFWVVTNFGAMTPEQGYKTQTVVTLVEGLASMAGVFILSLILR, translated from the coding sequence ATGTCCGGATTTGGATTAATCATCGCATTCGTCATAGCGGTCATTGTAATGATCCTCGCAATTTCCAAACTTAAAATTCATCCTTTTTTGGCCATCATGGCCATATCTCTTTTACTCGGCCTGGTGGCGGGCATTCCGCTGGTGGACCAGAAAAACGCGGATGGAACCGTTGCAGTGCAGGGGCTTGCCAATGTGATCGGGGCGGGTTTCAGCGGCACGTTCACCAGCATCGGCATCGTCATCATTCTGGGCGCGCTGGTCGGCACGATTCTGGAGGCGACGGGAGCCGCTTTTAAGCTGGCGGATATGGTCATTCACGTGGTTGGGCCGGACCACCCGGATTTAGCCATGCTGATTATGGGATGGGTTGTATCCATTCCCGTATTCTGCGACAGCGGATTCGTCATCCTGAACCCGATCCGCAAGGCGCTGGTGCAGCGCACCCGCAAAAGCAGCGTCTCGCTGACGGTTTGCCTCGCCGCCGGCCTGTATGCCTCTCACGTGTTCATTCCGCCTACGCCGGGCCCGATCGCCGCGGCGAATACGTTGGGAATCGGAGAAAACCTGCTGTTGGTCATGGGATTGGGCGCACTGGTTTCGATCCCGGCACTGATCGCCGCTTACTTCTATTCGAAATATATCTGCAAAAGGGTAAAATCCGCCGATGAGGCCGACGCAAAGCCGGCGGACGGCGAAATCGTGAAAACATACGAAGAAATTTTAGCCGAATACGGCCGTCTGCCGAACGGGGCGCTGGCGCTCAGCCCGATTATCGTTCCGATCCTTCTCATGGCGCTGGGCTCCATTTCATCCATGGCTCACTGGTCCGGGTTCGGCGCACAGCTCTGCTCTTTCCTCGGCACGCCGATCATTGCGCTGGCCGTAGGCACGCTGTTCGGAGTATGGCTGCTGGCGGATATGAAAAAGATGGGCCGTTTCTACGACGTGACGAATGAAACGCTGAAAACGGTCGGACCCATCCTGTTCATCACCGCGGCCGGCGGCGTTCTGGGCAAAGTGATCGCCGTTTCCGGAATGGTGGAATACATTACGTCCAATGCCGCGCTGCTGCAGAGCGTGGGAATTTTCTTCCCCTTCCTGCTGGCGGCGATTCTGAAGACCGCTCAGGGCTCTTCGACGGTGGCCATAACGACAACAGCCGGCATTATGGCCCCGCTGATGGGGGTCCTCGGCCTTCAGGCCCCCGTGATGAGCGCCTTGACCGTGATGGCGATCGGCGCGGGAGCGATGACGGTATCTCACGCGAACGATTCTTATTTCTGGGTCGTAACAAATTTCGGCGCGATGACACCGGAGCAGGGCTATAAAACACAAACGGTGGTCACTCTGGTGGAAGGTCTCGCCTCCATGGCCGGGGTATTTATCCTGTCCCTGATCCTGCGCTGA
- a CDS encoding CdaR family transcriptional regulator, whose amino-acid sequence MFLSVQSARQIALEISSIVKQHVNLMDENGYIIASTDPKRIGNFHAGAKKIIDEQLPEFYVKKEDETQTTRAGLNLPITIEGKIIGVVGITGPYEQVFNYGQIVKKMTEILVRESYAQEQERLDKKIESRFLENWILGDGLEKGHSFAERGIALHIDILRPRRAMVLRLENFQSLSGTNEGQKQIEEVEKSIRQLICKDPNNVFLRMTTKQICLVTPRDDQQMEQLAQSLIHRIRTAHNIELLAGIDDNPNGTLDVKSAYTRANKASHACRAPFQVTLYSQMTTEIFLEDIPPAVKREYLQRIFQGCSFEEIRHWIRLLEVYFEADGSIERASEKLFMHKNTLQYKLKKLAAVTGHDVRLPRGCAIYYIAIQIFRDLQKSLGGFGN is encoded by the coding sequence ATGTTCCTTTCTGTTCAAAGTGCACGGCAGATTGCCCTTGAAATCAGTTCCATCGTGAAGCAGCACGTCAATCTGATGGACGAAAACGGCTATATCATCGCAAGCACGGATCCCAAGCGGATCGGCAATTTCCACGCCGGGGCAAAAAAAATTATCGACGAACAGCTTCCCGAATTTTATGTGAAAAAGGAAGACGAAACACAGACTACCCGCGCCGGGCTGAACCTTCCCATCACCATTGAAGGAAAAATCATCGGCGTTGTCGGCATCACCGGTCCTTACGAACAGGTTTTCAATTATGGTCAGATCGTTAAGAAAATGACCGAAATCCTGGTCCGTGAAAGCTATGCGCAGGAACAGGAGCGGCTGGATAAAAAAATCGAAAGCCGCTTTCTGGAAAATTGGATTTTGGGAGACGGTCTGGAAAAAGGGCATTCCTTTGCCGAAAGAGGGATTGCTCTGCACATTGACATTCTGCGTCCGCGGCGCGCGATGGTTCTGCGTCTGGAAAATTTTCAAAGCCTTTCAGGAACAAACGAAGGCCAGAAACAGATCGAGGAAGTGGAAAAATCTATCCGGCAATTGATCTGCAAGGATCCAAACAATGTGTTCCTTCGCATGACCACCAAGCAAATCTGTCTTGTGACCCCACGGGACGACCAGCAGATGGAGCAGCTGGCCCAGTCGCTGATCCATCGGATCCGCACGGCCCACAATATTGAACTTTTGGCCGGCATCGACGACAATCCCAACGGAACTCTGGATGTAAAAAGCGCTTATACCAGAGCCAACAAGGCTTCTCACGCCTGCAGGGCTCCGTTTCAGGTTACTCTGTACAGCCAGATGACGACGGAAATCTTTCTGGAGGATATTCCTCCCGCCGTCAAAAGGGAATACCTGCAAAGAATTTTTCAAGGCTGCAGCTTCGAGGAAATCCGGCACTGGATTCGTCTTCTGGAGGTATATTTTGAGGCGGACGGCTCCATCGAACGCGCTTCCGAAAAACTGTTCATGCACAAAAACACATTGCAGTACAAGCTGAAAAAGCTGGCCGCCGTGACAGGGCACGATGTCCGCCTCCCAAGAGGCTGCGCGATTTACTATATTGCCATCCAAATTTTCCGCGATCTTCAAAAGAGTCTCGGAGGATTTGGCAATTAA
- a CDS encoding LacI family DNA-binding transcriptional regulator: protein MFSEEVRTHMKVSIRQISEMTGFSQATVSNALNNKKGVSPETARQILEAARACGYQGSRKIDGIRFVIIKNGGQVVADTPFFSALIEGVENESREAGYEITLLNLDTGQPDYQQQLQVLLSDPSYAILLLATELTEEDIVPFARAAAPLVLLDAWFEKTVFDSVFINNLDSVKEATQYLIACGHKKIGYLKSRIRIRNFSYRELGWMLALQDAGIAPDPNYTFPLTPTVEGAHQDMSKLLESDPPLPTAFFADNDIIAFGAIKALNEHGVTIPQDISVIGFDDLPFCRISTPMLTSIRVDKEEMGRVAVRRLVERINSGNPDIHLKIEICNMLIKRDSVAVL, encoded by the coding sequence GTGTTTTCAGAAGAGGTGCGGACACATATGAAGGTAAGCATTCGACAAATCAGTGAAATGACGGGATTTTCTCAGGCGACGGTTTCCAATGCCTTGAATAATAAAAAAGGCGTCAGTCCCGAAACGGCCCGTCAGATTCTGGAGGCGGCGCGTGCCTGCGGATATCAGGGTTCACGCAAGATCGACGGGATCCGATTTGTGATCATAAAAAATGGCGGCCAGGTTGTTGCCGACACACCCTTTTTTTCGGCATTGATCGAAGGAGTGGAAAATGAAAGCCGGGAAGCCGGTTATGAAATCACCCTGCTCAATCTTGACACCGGGCAGCCGGACTATCAGCAGCAGCTTCAGGTACTGCTGTCCGACCCTTCCTATGCCATTTTGCTGTTGGCAACGGAATTGACGGAGGAAGACATCGTGCCTTTTGCAAGAGCGGCGGCACCATTGGTCCTTCTGGACGCGTGGTTTGAAAAGACCGTTTTCGACAGCGTCTTCATCAATAATCTGGATTCTGTAAAAGAAGCCACCCAGTATCTGATCGCATGCGGGCACAAGAAGATCGGCTACCTGAAAAGCAGAATACGGATCCGAAATTTCAGCTATCGCGAATTGGGATGGATGCTGGCGCTGCAGGATGCCGGGATCGCACCCGACCCGAACTATACCTTTCCCCTGACACCGACGGTGGAGGGGGCCCACCAGGATATGAGCAAGCTGCTGGAAAGTGATCCGCCCCTGCCTACGGCCTTTTTCGCAGACAACGATATTATTGCATTCGGGGCCATCAAGGCCCTGAATGAGCACGGCGTGACCATACCGCAAGACATCTCGGTCATCGGCTTCGACGACCTGCCCTTCTGCAGGATCTCTACCCCGATGCTCACCTCGATCCGCGTTGACAAGGAAGAAATGGGCCGGGTTGCCGTGCGGCGTCTTGTGGAACGGATCAACAGCGGGAATCCGGATATCCATCTGAAGATCGAAATCTGCAATATGCTGATAAAACGCGACAGCGTCGCGGTCCTATAG
- a CDS encoding ribokinase, with the protein MKILNFGSLNYDYVYTVDHIVREGETTASLSMEVFCGGKGLNQSLALARAGAPVCHAGMVGEDGGRLLEICRSSGVDVSLVRTVPGKSGHTIIQVDRSGQNCILLYGGSNRRISLDYAESALSGFSEGDVLLLQNEINDIPIILDLAYRKKMRIVLNPSPFDKNILACDLSRVSMFFLNEVEGSELTGEREPDRILDRMQARFPGAVCVLTLGRDGAVCLDRGDRFHQPIFPSPRVDTTGAGDTFTGFFLSEILRQGGLRDAMKLASQASAIAVSHKGAAASIPTLAEVQSRFP; encoded by the coding sequence ATGAAGATTTTGAATTTCGGCTCGCTGAACTATGACTATGTCTATACGGTCGACCATATTGTCAGGGAGGGGGAAACAACGGCCTCGCTGAGCATGGAAGTCTTCTGCGGCGGAAAAGGGCTCAACCAGTCTCTGGCGCTGGCACGCGCAGGAGCGCCGGTCTGCCACGCGGGGATGGTCGGCGAGGACGGCGGACGCCTGCTGGAGATCTGCCGCAGCAGCGGGGTGGATGTTTCTTTGGTGCGTACAGTGCCCGGAAAAAGCGGCCACACCATCATCCAAGTAGACCGCTCCGGGCAAAACTGCATTCTGCTTTACGGCGGAAGCAACCGCCGCATTTCATTGGATTATGCAGAGAGTGCTCTGTCCGGGTTCTCTGAAGGCGACGTCCTTCTGCTCCAAAACGAGATCAACGACATTCCTATCATCCTTGACCTTGCCTATCGTAAAAAAATGCGTATCGTTCTGAATCCGTCGCCGTTTGACAAGAATATCCTTGCCTGCGATCTTTCCAGAGTGTCGATGTTTTTCCTGAACGAAGTGGAAGGGTCTGAACTGACGGGCGAACGGGAGCCCGACCGGATTCTGGATCGGATGCAGGCCAGGTTTCCCGGGGCGGTGTGTGTGCTTACGCTGGGCCGTGACGGCGCAGTCTGCCTGGACCGCGGCGACCGGTTCCACCAGCCGATTTTCCCTTCGCCGAGGGTGGATACGACCGGAGCCGGCGACACGTTCACCGGTTTTTTCCTTTCAGAAATTCTTCGCCAGGGCGGCTTAAGAGACGCTATGAAGCTTGCTTCACAGGCATCGGCGATCGCAGTTTCCCACAAGGGTGCCGCCGCCAGCATACCGACACTGGCAGAAGTTCAGTCCCGGTTCCCCTGA
- the rbsD gene encoding D-ribose pyranase, with translation MKKSGVLNAQLAGYIAALGHKDLFMVGDAGMPIPKGVPVVDLAVCGGVPTFRQVLDAILSETVVEHYTLAEEITEKNPELLAYIQGKLPEATCDKIPHIRLKEMSANVKFAVRTGEFTPFPNIICRAGVAFPA, from the coding sequence ATGAAGAAAAGCGGAGTGCTGAACGCCCAGCTTGCCGGATACATCGCGGCGCTGGGTCACAAGGATCTGTTTATGGTAGGGGATGCCGGCATGCCCATCCCGAAAGGGGTGCCGGTTGTGGATCTGGCAGTGTGCGGGGGTGTGCCGACGTTCCGTCAGGTGCTGGACGCGATCCTGTCGGAAACAGTGGTGGAGCATTATACCCTTGCGGAAGAGATCACCGAGAAAAACCCGGAGCTTCTTGCCTATATACAGGGAAAGCTGCCGGAAGCCACCTGTGATAAAATTCCGCACATCAGGCTCAAGGAAATGTCGGCAAACGTGAAGTTCGCCGTGCGCACGGGGGAATTCACCCCCTTCCCCAATATCATCTGCAGGGCAGGGGTTGCCTTCCCCGCATGA
- a CDS encoding ABC transporter permease produces the protein MKKKQSNSSLVMLLLKGRTLIVLILLVAFFSIAAPNFLAGETLLLIAKHVALYGILAVGMTYVIITGGIDLSVGSIVGLGGMIAGGLIQEGLTLNLFGVTLYFNVPSIFLITVLVGALIGWVNGIVITKFNVAPFIATLGMMYIARGFANLRSNGATFSDITGKAGLGNTGFILFGSNTLGIPNGAIIFVVIAAIAAVILKKTSFGWHILAVGGNQRAARLSGVKVNKVTIIVYVVSGICAAIVGIITSAQLVAAHPDTGDSWEMNAIAAAVLGGTSMAGGVGTIGGTILGAFVIGVINDGMVMCGVSEFWQKVIKGLVIVLAVIIDQFQRKMEAKIALQARNT, from the coding sequence ATGAAAAAGAAGCAGTCGAATTCATCTCTCGTCATGCTGTTGCTGAAAGGACGTACACTGATCGTTTTGATTTTGCTGGTTGCCTTTTTCAGCATCGCGGCCCCGAATTTTCTCGCTGGAGAGACGCTTCTCCTGATCGCGAAACACGTTGCGCTCTATGGCATTCTTGCGGTGGGCATGACCTACGTCATCATTACCGGAGGCATCGACCTCTCGGTCGGGTCCATCGTCGGACTGGGCGGCATGATCGCGGGCGGGCTGATCCAGGAAGGGCTTACGCTCAACCTGTTCGGCGTGACCCTGTATTTTAACGTCCCGTCCATATTTTTGATTACCGTACTGGTCGGCGCGCTGATCGGATGGGTCAACGGGATTGTAATCACGAAATTCAACGTGGCGCCTTTTATCGCCACGCTCGGCATGATGTATATTGCGCGCGGCTTTGCCAACCTGCGCAGCAACGGCGCGACCTTCTCCGACATCACCGGCAAGGCGGGTCTCGGCAACACCGGGTTTATCCTGTTTGGCAGCAATACGCTCGGCATCCCCAATGGGGCGATCATCTTTGTTGTCATTGCCGCGATCGCGGCGGTAATCCTGAAGAAAACATCCTTCGGCTGGCACATCCTTGCGGTCGGCGGCAACCAGAGGGCCGCAAGGCTCTCCGGCGTAAAGGTCAACAAAGTCACAATCATTGTTTATGTCGTTTCCGGCATCTGCGCGGCTATCGTCGGCATTATCACGTCCGCTCAACTGGTTGCGGCGCATCCTGACACCGGTGATTCGTGGGAAATGAACGCAATCGCAGCGGCTGTTCTGGGCGGCACCTCCATGGCGGGCGGTGTCGGGACCATCGGCGGCACCATCCTCGGTGCGTTCGTCATCGGCGTAATCAACGACGGCATGGTGATGTGCGGCGTTTCTGAATTCTGGCAGAAGGTCATTAAAGGTTTGGTCATTGTCCTCGCCGTTATCATCGATCAGTTCCAGCGTAAAATGGAGGCAAAGATCGCCTTGCAGGCGCGCAATACATAA